The following are encoded in a window of Plectropomus leopardus isolate mb chromosome 23, YSFRI_Pleo_2.0, whole genome shotgun sequence genomic DNA:
- the LOC121962118 gene encoding piggyBac transposable element-derived protein 4-like: MSRDRYQTISWNVHMSDPDEDAENDKKKGTPDYDRLFRLKPLMNTITQACKTHYHPRQNISIDERMVATKAHTGLTQYMKAKPTKWGFKLFVLADCSNGYTLDFTVYTGKSRFVSGVGLAYDSVMCLIKPAHMGTGYHLYMDHFYTSPKLLRDLYGLNIGACGTYRDNRRECPRSTVNAMTRKAPRGSIRWIRDGPLVFVKWMDAREVSVCSTIHPAFSGDTVQRSMKSIPCPTPVMEYNKNMRGSCVRRSSSSP, from the exons ATGTCAAGAGACAGGTATCAAACTATATCCTGGAACGTCCACATGAGTGACCCTGACGAAgatgctgaaaatgacaaaaagaaggGGACACCAGATTATGACCGCCTGTTTCGACTGAAGCCCCTTATGAACACCATCACACAAGCATGCAAAACCCATTACCATCCACGCCAGAACATTTCCATCGATGAGAGGATGGTCGCAACGAAGGCCCACACTGGCCTGACGCAGTACATGAAGGCGAAGCCGACCAAGTGGGGCttcaaactgtttgttttggctgaCTGTAGCAATGGCTACACTCTGGACTTCACCGTGTACACGGGTAAGTCGCGGTTTGTCTCAGGTGTAGGACTAGCCTACGACTCTGTGATGTGCTTGATAAAGCCAGCACACATGGGAACGGGTTATCACTTATACATGGACCACTTTTACACAAGCCCCAAGCTCCTCAGAGACCTGTACGGCCTCAATATTGGAGCATGTGGCACGTACAGGGACAACAGGAGAGAATGCCCACGCTCAACCGTAAACGCCATGACCAGAAAGGCCCCTAGAGGCTCCATCAGGTGGATCCGTGATGGCCCACTGGTTTTTGTAAAGTGGATGGACGCCCGTGAGGTCTCTGTCTGCTCCACAATTCACCCAGCTTTCTCTGGAGATACGGTGCAGAGGAGCATGAAATCCATCCCATGCCCAACCCCTGTCATGGagtacaataaaaacatgagag GGAGCTGTGtaaggagaagcagcagcagcccctGA